The segment GGCATTCGTCCATGTCTGCGCACCGGCTTCCCGCACTCACCCTGCTCGGCGCCTTCGCCCTGACGGCGGCCGTCGCGTGGGCGGCGGCCGGCCGGCGCCGGGGTGCGCCGACGATCGCGGGCGCGCTGTTCGTCCTCCAGGGCGCACTGCACCTGATCTTCTCGATGACGGGTTCCCACGCGGGGGAAACGGGCGGGACGACCGGCACGCACGCGATGCACGGCATGGACGGCATGGACGCCATGGCCGGGATGCACGAAGCGAGCACGGGCGCGGGCGTCGGCATGGTCCCGGGCACGGACATGGTCACGGCGATGCTCTCCGGTTTCGCCACCGGCTCCGGCACCGGAATGCTCGCCGCCCACCTCCTCGCCGCCCTTCTCTGCGGCCTCTGGCTCGCCCACGGCGAGGCCGCGTTCCTCACGCTCGCCCGGGCCGCCCTCGCGTACGCCTTCACCCCCCTGCGCCTGCTCTTCGCGCACGTCCAGGTCCCCGACGCCCCGCGTGGCCGCGTCCGCCGGGCCAGGCGGAGCGCCCACCGGCCGCACACCGTCGTCCTCGCCCACAGCCTCTCCCGGCGCGGCCCGCCACGGCTGTCCGCACCCCGCGCCACGGCCCTCGGAGCACACGTCTGACCCGGGGGTCCTTCCCCTGTCTGCACCGACTCCAAGGACAGCCACAGCCATGACCATCGACGATCCCGCACGCCCGGAAACCCCCGAGGCGCCACCGTCGGAAGCCGCAACTGCTGCCGCCCCCGCCCCCGCCCCCACCGTCACCCCCACCTCCACCCAGACCACGTCCAAGCCCACGACCTGGAGCGCCCTGCGCCCCCTCGTCCTCCGCCTCCACTTCTACGCGGGCGTGCTCGTCGCCCCGTTCCTCCTCGTGGCCGCCGCGAGCGGCCTGCTGTACGCGCTCTCCTTCCAGGCCGAGAAGGTCGTGTACGCGCACGAGCTGGAGGTCCCCGTCGGCGAGACGACCCTGCCGCTCTCCCAGCAGGTGAACATCGCCCGCAAGGTCAACCCGAACGGCACCGTCACCGCCGTCTGGCCCGGCGCCGAACCCGGGGCGACCACCCGGGTCCTGATGGCCGACCCGGACGTCCCCGAGGACACCTCGCTGGCCGTCTTCGTGGACCCGTACACCGGGGACGTACGCGGACAGCTGCCCAGTTACGGCAGCTCCGGCGCCCTCCCGCTGCGCACCTGGATCGACGGCCTGCACCGTGATCTGCACCTCGGCGAGACCGGCCGCAACTACAGCGAGCTGGCCGCGAGCTGGCTGTGGGTCATCGCGCTCGGCGGTCTGCTGCTCTGGCTGGGCCGGCGCCGGAAGAACCGCCGTGCCCTGTTCGTACCGGAGGGCGGTCCGGCCTCGCGCCGTCGCACCCTGTCCTGGCACGGCTCGGTCGGCCTGTGGGCGGTGACCGGGCTCGTCCTGCTCTCCGCGACGGGTCTGACCTGGTCGAGGTACGCGGGCGAGAACATCGGCGCCGTCCAGGACGGTCTCGGCGGCGCGACACCCACGCTCACCGCGACCGTCGGAGGCGCGGCCGGCGGCTCCTCGGAACACGAGGGCCACGGCGGCGCCCACACCGGCGGTTCCACCGCCCAGGGTCCGGACATCGGCCTCGACAAGGCTCTTGAGGCGGCGCGTGCGGCCGGCATCGACAGCCCGAGGATCTCCGTGGTCCTGCCGGGCGAGGGCAAGGGCTATGTGGTCAAGGAGACGGACACGCAGTTCCCCCTCCAGCTGGACTCGGTGGCGGTGAACCCGGCGGACGGCGCGGTCCTCGACCAGCTCCGCTTCGCCGACTACCCGCTCCTCGCGAAGCTCACCCGCATAGGCATCGACGCGCACACCGGCGTGTTCCTGGGCCTGTTCAACCAGCTGGCCCTCGCGGCCCTGGCACTCGCCCTGATCCTGCTGATCCTCTGGGGCTACCGCATGTGGTGGCTGCGCCGCCCGGGCCGCCCGGCGGCGCGCGGGGCGTGGCGGAAGATCCCGGTGACGATGCTGCTCCCGCTCCTCGCGGTCACGGCGCTGGTGGCGTGGTTCGTCCCGCTGCTCGGCATCAGCCTGCTGCTGTTCCTGACCGTGGACCTCGCCCTGGGAGTGGTGTCCAGGGCGAGGAGCAAGGTGCGGGCAGGCTGACCGAACTACCCGGTCAGGGCGTGTACTTGTAGCCGACCCGCCGCACGGTCTGGATCGTGTGGCGGTGCTCGGCGCCCAGCTTGCGACGCAGCCGGGCCACGTGCACGTCGACGGTACGTCCGTCGCCGACGTGGCCGTACCCCCACACGGTGGTGACCAACTGGTCGCGGGTGTGGACCCGGTGGGGGTGCGCCACCAGATGGGCGAGCAACTCGAACTCCAGATACGTCAGGTCGAGCGCCTGCCCGTCCACGACGGCGATCCGCCGGCCGCCGTCGATGGCGACGGGCCCCTGGTCCTCCACCGGATCGGCGACGGGTGCGGTCGCGGGGGCGGGAGTGGCGACGGGCAGCCGCGGCTGCTGATCGGCCGGTACGAGCACGAGGTACCCGACCATCGGCGGCCGGCCCGGCAGGGTCGGCAGGGTGTGCGGAGGAGCGGGCAGCAGCGTGGCACCGGGCGGCAGGAAGTCGGCGACCTGGGCGAAGTCGACGACCTCGTTGGGGTCGACGGCTCGCAGTCGATGACGGCCGGGACGAACGGCCGTGAGGGAAGCGCTCGGGGTGTGGGCGGTATGGGCCATGAGAGGTCAGCTCTTTCGCGCGGAGTAACGAACAGACAGGAGTCGTACGTCGTGCGCGTCGGCCGAAGGCCGTGGATCGGACCGTACCGATCA is part of the Streptomyces sp. NBC_00250 genome and harbors:
- a CDS encoding PepSY-associated TM helix domain-containing protein, translating into MTIDDPARPETPEAPPSEAATAAAPAPAPTVTPTSTQTTSKPTTWSALRPLVLRLHFYAGVLVAPFLLVAAASGLLYALSFQAEKVVYAHELEVPVGETTLPLSQQVNIARKVNPNGTVTAVWPGAEPGATTRVLMADPDVPEDTSLAVFVDPYTGDVRGQLPSYGSSGALPLRTWIDGLHRDLHLGETGRNYSELAASWLWVIALGGLLLWLGRRRKNRRALFVPEGGPASRRRTLSWHGSVGLWAVTGLVLLSATGLTWSRYAGENIGAVQDGLGGATPTLTATVGGAAGGSSEHEGHGGAHTGGSTAQGPDIGLDKALEAARAAGIDSPRISVVLPGEGKGYVVKETDTQFPLQLDSVAVNPADGAVLDQLRFADYPLLAKLTRIGIDAHTGVFLGLFNQLALAALALALILLILWGYRMWWLRRPGRPAARGAWRKIPVTMLLPLLAVTALVAWFVPLLGISLLLFLTVDLALGVVSRARSKVRAG
- a CDS encoding winged helix-turn-helix domain-containing protein, which codes for MAHTAHTPSASLTAVRPGRHRLRAVDPNEVVDFAQVADFLPPGATLLPAPPHTLPTLPGRPPMVGYLVLVPADQQPRLPVATPAPATAPVADPVEDQGPVAIDGGRRIAVVDGQALDLTYLEFELLAHLVAHPHRVHTRDQLVTTVWGYGHVGDGRTVDVHVARLRRKLGAEHRHTIQTVRRVGYKYTP